GGGCTGGGCCTGGGGGCGGGCATGCCGAATGCCACCACCTTGCTCTCCGAGTACACCCCTAAGCGCCACAAGTCGCTGTTGGTGACCAGCATGTTCTGCGGGTTCAACCTGGGCATGGCCGGTGGCGGGTTTATCTCCGCCAAGCTGATTCCGGCGTTCGGCTGGCACAGCCTGTTGATGATCGGCGGCATCCTGCCATTGATCCTGGCGGTGGTGCTGTTGGTGTGGCTGCCGGAATCGGCACGCTACCTCGTGGTGCGCAATCGCGGCACCGACAAAGTGCGCAAGACCTTGTCGCCCATCGAGCCCAATCTCGTCGCCCAGGCCACCAGCTTCAGCGTGCCGGAGCAAAAAACCGTCAAGGCGCGCAATGTGTTTGCGGTGATCTTCTCCGGCACTTACAGCGCCGGCACCTTGTTGCTGTGGCTCACTTACTTCATGGGCCTGGTGATTGTTTACCTGCTGACCAGCTGGCTGCCGACCTTGATGCGTGACAGTGGCGCCAGCATGGAACAGGCCGCGTTTATCGGCGCATTGTTCCAGTTTGGTGGCGTATTGAGTGCGGTCGGCGTGGGCTGGGCGATGGACCGGTTCAACCCTCACAAGGTCATCGGTACTTTTTACCTGCTGGCCGGGGTGTTTGCCTACGCGGTGGGGCAGAGCCTGGGCAACATCACCTTGCTGGCGACTCTGGTGCTGGTGGCCGGCATGTGCGTCAACGGCGCGCAATCGGCGATGCCCTCATTAGCCGCACGCTTTTACCCGACCCAAGGCCGCGCGACCGGTGTGTCGTGGATGCTCGGCATCGGCCGCTTCGGCGCGATTCTCGGCGCGTGGATGGGCGCGACGTTGCTGGGGCTGGGCTGGAACTTCGAGCAGGTACTCACCGCGCTGGTGATTCCAGCGGCATTGGCCACGGCTGCCGTTGTGATCAAAGGCATGGTCAGCCATGCGGACGCGACCTGAGGTCTGACACGATTTTGTAGCAGCCACGAGACCATGTGGGAGCTGGCTTGCCTGCGATTGCATCAACTCAATTTGCCTGCTGGACCGAGTCGTCTGCATCGCAGGCAAGCCAGCTCCCACATTGACGGTTGGGAGCTGACCTGGCTGCTTTGCACGAAAGATTAGCTAGGCAACAATTCGTTCGATAATCGAACACTCCGTCGATTATCGGATTGTTCGGCTCAATGCCCCGGCTTAATCTTCAAGCACTTCGGCGCCACCTCAGCGCCTTTTTCGATCAACACCGGGAGCCCGAACCCCATGGCTGAAATTCTTGCGCTGCGTGACGCGGTGAAGCAATTCGTGAACGACGGCGATACCGTCGCACTGGAAGGCTTCACCCATCTGATCCCTACGGCAGCGGGTCATGAAATCATCCGTCAGGGCAAGAAAGACCTGACGCTGGTGCGTATGACGCCTGACCTGATCTACGACCAGTTGATCGGTGCTGGCTGCGCCCGCAAGTTGATTTTCTCCTGGGGCGGCAACCCGGGTGTGGGCTCCTTGCATCGCCTGCGCGACGCGGTGGAGAAACAATGGCCGCAGCCGCTGGAGATCGAAGAACACAGCCACGCTGACCTGGCGAATGCCTACGTCGCCGGTGCATCGGGCCTGCCGTTCGCGGTGCTGCGTGCCTACGCCGGTTCCGACTTGCCCAAGGTCAACCCGCTGATCAAAACCGTGACCTGCCCGTTCACCGGCGAAGTGCTGGCGGCCGTGCCCTCGGTACGCCCGGACGTCACCGTGATCCACGCACAAAAGGCCGATCGCAAGGGCAACGTGTTGCTCTGGGGCATTCTCGGTGTGCAAAAGGAAGCGGCGTTGGCCGCCAAGCGTTGCATTGTCACCGTCGAAGAAATCGTCGACGACCTGAATGCACCGATGAACAGCTGTGTGTTGCCGACCTGGGCCCTGACCGCGGTGTGTCATGTACCGGGTGGCGCGCATCCGTCCTACGCTCACGGCTACAACGAACGTGACAACCGCTTCTATCAGGCGTGGGACCCGATCGCCCGCGACCGTGGGACTTTTACCGCCTGGATAGACGAATACATCCACGGCACCGCCGACTTCAGTGAATTCCAGGCCAAGCTGGCCAATGCGCAGGAGGCCAAGTAATGGCTTACTCGACCAATGAAATGATGACCGTCGCCGCCGCGCGCCGCCTCAAGAACGGCTCGGTGTGCTTTGTCGGCATCGGCTTGCCCTCTAAAGCCGCCAACCTGGCGCGCCTGACCTCGTCGCCCGACGTGGTGCTGATCTACGAGTCCGGCCCGATAGGCGCCAAGCCAAGCGTGTTGCCACTGTCCATCGGCGATGGCGAGCTGGCCGAAACCGCCGACACCGTGGTGCCGACCGGTGAGATTTTTCGCTACTGGCTGCAAGGTGGGCGCATCGACGTCGGTTTTCTCGGCGCCGCCCAGGTCGACCGCTTCGGCAATATCAACACCACCGTGGTCGGCGATTACCACCAGCCCAAAGTGCGCCTGCCAGGTGCCGGTGGTGCGCCGGAGATTGCCGGTTCGGCCAAGAGCGTGCTGATCATCCTCAAGCAGTCGGCGCGTTCGTTTGTCGACAAGCTCGACTTCATCACCTCGGTCGGCCATGGCGAAGGCGGCGATTCACGCAAACGCCTGGGCCTGCCGGGCGCCGGTCCCGTAGGGATTATTACCGACCTGTGCATCATGGAACCGGAAGCGGGCAGCCATGAGTTTGTGGTCACCGCGCTGCACCCTGGCGTAACCCGTGAGCAAGTGGTCGCGGCCACTGGTTGGGCGATTCGGTTTGCCGATCAGGTGGAAACGACTGACGAACCGACGGAGGTCGAACTGACCGCCCTGCGTGACCTTGAAGCCCGCACCGCCGCCGCCCATGGCCAAGCGCCAGGAGAAGCCTGATGCGCGAGGTATTTATCTGTGATGCCATCCGCACGCCCATTGGCCGATTTGGCGGTGGCTTGTCCACGGTGCGCGCCGATGACTTGGCGGCCTTGCCGATCAAGGCACTGATCGAGCGCAACCCGTCGGTGGACTGGTCGGCTGTCGACGAAGTGTTCCTCGGTTGCGCCAACCAGGCCGGCGAAGACAACCGCAACGTTGCGCGCATGGCGCTGTTGCTGGCGGGCCTGCCAGAGAGCATTCCCGGCGTGACCCTCAACCGCCTGTGCGCCTCGGGCATGGACGCCATCGGCACGGCTTTCCGCGCCATTGCCAGCGGCGAAATGGAGCTGGCGATTGCCGGTGGCGTTGAGTCGATGTCCCGCGCGCCATTCGTGATGGGCAAGGCCGATGCGGCGTTTTCACGCAACATGAAGCTGGAGGACACCACTATCGGCTGGCGTTTTATCAACCCGTTGATGAAGGCCCAGTACGGCGTGGACGCGATGCCGCAGACCGCCGATAACGTCGCCGATGATTACAACGTGTCTCGCGCCGACCAGGACGCCTTCGCCCTGCGCAGCCAGCAACGCACTGCCGCCGCGCAGGCTGCCGGGTTCTTCGCTGAAGAAATCGTTGCGGTGCGGGTTGCGCACAAGAAGGGCGAGACCGTGGTGGAACACGATGAGCATCCACGGGACACCACCCTGGAAGCCCTGGCCAAACTCAAGCCAGTGAATGGCCCGGACAAGACCGTAACCGCGGGTAATGCTTCTGGCGTGAACGATGGCGCGGCGGCACTGATACTCGCCTCCGCCGACGCGGTGAAAAAACACGGCCTGACCGCCCGCGCGCGCGTACTGGGTATGGCCAGCGCCGGTGTCGCACCACGGGTGATGGGGATTGGCCCGGTGCCGGCGGTGCGCAAGCTGGTGGAGCGCCTCGGTTTGGCGGTCACCGACTTTGACGTCATTGAACTCAATGAAGCCTTCGCCAGCCAAGGCCTGGCGGTGCTGCGTGAGTTGGGCATTGCCGACGACGCCCCCCAGGTCAACCCGAACGGCGGCGCCATCGCCCTCGGCCATCCGTTGGGCATGAGCGGCGCGCGGTTGGTGTTGACCGCGCTGCATCAGTTGGAAAAAACCGGTGGCAGCAAAGGCCTGGCGACCATGTGTGTAGGCGTCGGCCAAGGCTTGGCCCTGGCGATTGAACGCATCTAAAAAGAGAGGATTGCTCCATGAGTGACAAGCCCGGATACCGGCGCCCGCAAGCGGGCACTCAACCTGATTACCTGCACCCGGCCTACCAGTCGACGAACCTGCGTTCGCCGTCCCAGCCATTGGTGTTTCTGCCGCATTCGCTGTCGGAAATTACCGGCCCGACCATCGGCGCCGAGCGCGTCAATGAGAAGGACAATGACCTGACTGCCCAGCACGAGGGCGAGCCTCAAGGTGAGCGCATCATCATTCATGGCCGCGTGCTGGATGAAAATGGCTTGCCGGTGCCAGGCATTCTGGTGGAGATCTGGCAGGCCAATGCTGCGGGCCGTTACAACCACAAGCGTGACCTGCACGATGCGCCACTGGACCCGAACTTCACCGGCACCGGTCGCACCGTTACCGACGCCGATGGCTGGTATCAGTTCCAGACCATCAAGCCCGGTGCGTACCCGTGGGGCAACCATCACAATGCGTGGCGCCCGGCGCATATCCACTTTTCCCTGTTCGGCCCGAGCGTGCTGACGCGCCTGGTCACACAGATGTATTTCCCCGGCGACCCGCTGCTGGAGTACGACCCGATCTACAACTGTGTGCCGGACACCTCGGCCAAACAGCGCCTGATCGCCCGTTTTGACCTGGAAAAAACCATTCCTTCCTATGCCCTCGGCTACCGCTGGGACATCGTCCTGCGCGGCCGCGACGCCACGCCGATGGAGAAATGAGATGACACTCAATGCGACCACGTCCCACACCGTCGGGCCGTATTACCACATCGGCCTGACCTGGCTGAACCGCGAAGACCTGACCGTGCCGGCCACCCTTGGCGAACGCGTGGCCATCAGCGGGCAAGTGGTGGATGGCAACGGTGATGTCGTTAACGACGCCATGCTTGAAGTCTGGCAGGCCAATGCGGCCGGCAAGTACGACCACCCGGAGGATGAGCAGGACAAAGCCGTCGACCCTCACTTCGAAGGTTTTGGCCGAGTGCCGGTGGATGCCGAAGGGCGCTTTCGCTTTACCACCATCAAGCCGGGCAGCGTGCCGGGGCTGAAAGGCACGACCCAGGCGCCGCACCTGGTGGTGCTGGTGTTTGCGCGTGGGTTGGTGAAGCACCTGCTGACGCGGATTTATTTTGACGGCGAGGCGTTGAATGGCGACGACCCGTTGCTCGCGTGCGTGCCTGCCGAGCGGCGCGGCACGTTGATTGCCCAGCAGGATGGGGCAGGGGTGTATCAGTGGAATGTGATTTTGCAGGGCACAGATAAGGAAACGGTGTTCTTCGACTATTGAGACCCGATCGTTCCCACGCTCTGCGTGGGCATGCAGCCAGGGACGCTCTGCGTCCCAAAGCCTGACGCAGAGCGTCACAAAAGGCATTCCCACGCAGAGCGTGGGAACGATCACCAAAAGTCTGCTTGCGGAACATGGTTGTTGCAAAGTATGTCTAGGCTATAACCGTTCCCACTGAGTGAAAAAACATGACAACAACAACGAGTCACTACACCGGAGAAGAACGCAGCAAACGGATTTTTGCGATTGTCGGTGCTTCCTCCGGCAACCTTGTCGAGTGGTTCGACTTCTACGTTTATGCCTTCTGCGCCATCTATTTTGCCCCGGCGTTTTTTCCGTCGGACGACCCTACGGTCCAACTGCTGAACACCGCCGGCGTATTCGCTGCCGGGTTCCTGATGCGACCGATTGGCGGCTGGTTGTTTGGCCGCGTGGCCGACAAGCATGGCCGTAAAAACTCGATGATGATCTCGGTGCTGATGATGTGCGCCGGCTCCCTGGTCATCGCCTTCTTGCCCACTTACAAAGACATCGGCGCCTGGGCGCCGGCCTTGCTGCTGGTGGCGCGTTTGTTCCAGGGCTTGTCGGTGGGCGGCGAATACGGCACCACCGCGACCTACATGAGTGAAATTGCCCTCAAGGGCCAGCGTGGCTTTTTCGCCTCGTTCCAGTATGTAACCCTGATCGGCGGGCAACTGCTGGCGGTACTGGTCGTGGTGATCCTGCAACAGTTTCTCAGCGAAGACGAACTGCGTGCCTGGGGCTGGCGGATTCCGTTTGTGATCGGCGCCATTGCGGCGGTGATCTCTCTGCTGCTGCGTCGCACCTTGAAAGAAACCACCAGCAAGGAAATGCGCGAAGACAAGGACGCCGGCAGCATCGTTGCGCTGTTACGCGACCATGGCAAAGCGTTCGTTACCGTGCTGGGCTACACCGCCGGCGGCTCGCTGATTTTCTACACCTTCACCACTTACATGCAGAAGTACCTGGTGAACACCGTCGGCATGCACGCCAAGACGTCGAGCTACATCATGACGGGCGCGCTGTTTCTCTACATGTGCATGCAGCCGCTGTTCGGCATGTTGGCGGACAAGATCGGCCGCCGCAATTCGATGCTCTGGTTTGCCGGTCTTGGCACGCTGTTCACCGTGCCGATTCTGCTGACCTTGAAAACCGTCAGCAGCCCGTTCCTGGCCTTTGTCCTGATCACCCTGGCGTTGGCGATTGTCAGCTTCTACACCTCGATCAGCGGCCTGGTCAAAGCGGAAATGTTCCCGCCCCAGGTGCGTGCCTTGGGCGTGGGCCTGGCCTATGCGGTGGCGAATGCGATTTTTGGTGGTTCGGCGGAAGTCGTCGCGTTGAGCCTTAAATCCATCGGCATGGAAAACGCCTTCTACTGGTATGTCACCGCGATGATGGCGATCGCCTTCCTGTTCAGCTTGCGCCTGCCGAAAGAGGCGGCGTACCTGCACCACGATCTATAAGGGACGCGTTATGACACTGCGCACGAGCAACCAATTGTTCGACGCTTACTTCACCGCTTACAGCATGGCCGAAGTGTTCTGCGATCAGGGGCGTTTGCAGGGCATGCTGGATTTTGAAGCGGCTCTGGCCCGGGCGCAGGCCCAGGTCGGGCTGATTCCGCAGGCCGCCGTTGCACCGATTGCCCAGGCCTGCCTGGCGTCTTTGTACGATGTGGATGCGCTCGGCGTGGCGATTGCCACGGCGGGCAATTCGGCGATCCCGTTGGTAAAGGCGCTGGGCAAGTTGATTGCCAGTGAAGATGCCGACGCCGAACGTTACGTGCATCTGGGTGCGACCAGCCAGGACGTGATGGACACTGGCCTGGTCCTGCAATTGCGCCGCGCGTTGGTGTTGATCGAAGCCGATTTGGCGCAATTGGGTGAAGTCCTTGCCCAGCAGGCCCAGCGTTATGCGAGCGTGCCGTTGGCCGGGCGCACGTGGTTGCAACACGCGACGCCGGTCACCCTGGGGATGAAAATCGCCGGTTGGCTGGGGGCGGTGACGCGCAGTCGCCAGCGCCTTGCCGAGCTGAAGCCGCGCCTGTTGGTGCTGCAATTCGGCGGCGCGTCCGGCACCCTGGCGGCGCTGGGTGAGCAGGCCATGCCCGTGGCCGAAGCCTTGGCGGCGGAGTTGCAGTTGAGCTTGCCCGAGCAACCCTGGCACACCCAACGCGATCGGCTGGTGGAGTTCGCCAGTGTGCTCGGCCTGATTGCCGGCAGCCTGGGTAAGTTGGGCCGTGATATCAGCCTGTTGATGCAGACCGAAGCGGCAGAGGTGTTTGAACCTTCGGCGCCCGGCAAAGGCGGTTCGTCGACCATGCCGCACAAACGCAACCCGGTGGGTGCCGCTGTGCTGATCAGCGCGGCGACCCGTGTGCCGGGGTTGGTCGCGACAATGTTCAGCGCCATGCCCCAGGAACACGAGCGCAGCCTGGGCCTGTGGCACGCCGAATGGGAAACCTTGCCGGAGATTTGTCGGTTGGTGTCTGGTGCCTTGAAGCAGGCGTTGCTGGTGAGCGAGGGGTTGGAAGTCGCCCCTGAGCGCATGGCGCACAACCTCGATTTGACTCAAGGCCTGGTGCTGGCAGAAGCCGTCAGCATCGTGCTGGCCCAGCGCTTGGGCCGCGACACCGCGCATCATCTGCTGGAGCAATGTTGCAAGCGCGCCGTCGCGCAAGGGCGCCATCTGCGCGCGGTGCTCGCGGACGAACCGCAGGTGACCGCCGAGTTGTCAGCGGTTGAACTGGACCGCCTGCTCGACCCTGCTCACTACCTGGGCCAGGCCCGCACCTGGGTCACCCGCGCGGTGGCCGACCATTTTGCATTGACCGCGTAAGGAGACCGCTGTGGCCTTTGTACAACTCGCCGAGGGCGAACTGCATTACCAACTGGATGGGCCAGTGGAAGCGCCGGTGTTGGTATTGTCCAACTCCCTGGGCACCGACCTGCATATGTGGGACATCCAGATCCCGGCTTTTACCGAGCATTTTCGTGTGCTGCGTTTCGACACCCGTGGCCACGGCAAGTCCCTGGTCACCGAGGGGCCGTACAGCATTGAGCAACTGGGCTACGACGTGATCGCGCTGCTGGATGCATTGGATATCCAGCGTGCGCATTTCTGTGGTTTATCCATGGGCGGCCTGATTGGGCAATGGTTGGGCATCCATGCCGGTGAGCGTTTGCAGCGCCTGGTGGTGTGCAACACCGCCGCCAGGATCGGCACACCGGAGGTGTGGAACCCGCGTATCGAGATGGTCTTGCGTGAGGGTCCGGCAGCCATGGTGGCGTTGCGCGATGCGTCGATTGCGCGCTGGTTCACCGCCGATTTTGCCGCCGCCAACCCGCACCAGGCCAAGCAGATTACCGACATGCTCGCGGCCACTTCGCCCAAGGGTTACGCCGCCAACTGCGCAGCGGTGCGTGATGCGGATTTCCGTGAGCAGGTGGCCTCGATCAAAGCGCCGACCTTGGTGATTGCCGGTACTGAAGATGCGGTCACACCGCCGGCCGGTAGCCACTTTATCCAGAACCATGTGAAGGGCGCCGAATACGCCGAGTTCTATGCGGCCCACCTTTCCAACGTCCAGGCCGGGGCTGATTTCAGTAACCGAGTACTGAAGTTCTTGCTGGCCGATTAAACCCTGTGGCGAGCGAGCTTGCTCGCGCTGGACTGCGAAGCAGTCCCAAATCCGCCCATTCAAGTTTTCCGGTAAGAATGCGCATACCTGACTGGGGCTGCTGCGCAGCCCAACGGGAGCAAGCTCCCTCGCCACAAGGTATGCCGTTCTCCGGGCCATTTACGCTAAGGAGCTTTTTGTGGACGAGAAACAACGTTACGCCGACGGCCTGCAAGTGCGCCGCGAAGTGCTGGGCGACGCGCATGTCGACCGCAGCCTGAATGCCCTTACCGAGTTCAACAGCGAGTTCCAGGAAATGATCACCCGCCACGCCTGGGGCGATATCTGGACCCGCCCCGGCCTGCCGCGGCACACCCGCAGCCTGATCACCATCGCCATGCTGATCGGCATGAACCGCAGTGAAGAGTTGAAGTTGCACCTGCGTGCGGCCGCGAGCAATGGCGTGACCCGCGCCGAGATCAAGGAAGTGCTGATGCAGAGCGCGATTTATTGCGGTATTCCGGCGGCGAATGCGACCTTCCATCTCGCCGAGTCGGTGTGGGATGAACTCGGCGTGGAGTCGCGGCAGGACTGAATTGAAACACACGCATCTGTGTTTGCTGGATCAGTGTGAATCGGCATCCCATATCCAGTTCCACACTCCCGGCAAATGCACCTCTTCATTCACATCCTTCACCGTACGTGCCAGCGCCGCGCGTTCCAGCGTGGCGTGGTCGGTGTAGAACGGCTCGGCGGCGGTCTTCATGCCGTTGATCCGGGCGCTGTCCATCAGAATCTGCAAGTACTCCTGCATGTGCCGCGCGGTGTAGCGATTGATGTCATGAAAGGTCACCACCACCGGTATCACGCCATCCACCGTCGGCAGTTCGCCCAAGGCAATGCGCTCGCGCACCACTGACAGTTGCCGGTACAAATTCGCCCGCCGCCGTGGGCTGCCGTTGAAGCCCCAGATCTTGCCGTCATTGGCACTCAGGTCCGTCAGCAATACGTGCATGCCGTGGCGCTGGTAGGCGGCGAAGGTGCGCTTGTCATAGTTCCAGAACGGCGGGCGCACCAGCAGGGGCGATGCGCCAGTGATCGAGGCAATGTCCGCTGCGCCTTGGCTGAGGGTGCGTTCAAGCTCGGCGTCACTTAGCCAGCGGTGGTTGGTGTGAAACCCCGTGGCGGTGTGGAAGGCCAGGACGTGACCGGCTGCGTATTCACGCACCATGGTCTTGCGACCCCGCGGGCTGCCACCGGAGCGCGACGCCTCGGTTTGCAGGAAGAACACCGCCTTGATGCCCGGCAGTATCGGGTTGTGCGCCAGGTCGGCTATCACTGAACGGCTCGGGTTGTTGTAGCCTGAAGCGCTGGGGCCGTCATCGAAGGTCAGCAGGAAGCGGATCGGGGCCTGGGCCTGCAAACGCTGTTCGGTCTGCGGCGTCAGGGCGATGGGCGCGCCGATGCAGCCGCTGAGCAGGATCGACAGAATGACAATGAGATAGTTCATGGCGGCCTGGGTTAAGAGGGTGATCCGTGTCGATGACCTCCATGTGTCGACTCAAGGGCGCGTGCACGATACAGCATGATCGCGCCGGCTATAACGGGTAAATGCTGCCGCTGGTCTTAAGGATAGCGGGCTGTTGTCTCAGCCCGCTTTTCAGGTGTCAGCCGCGAACAGTTAACGCGCGCGGCTGGAGCATGGCCTGACCAGGGCGTTTACAAAAGGCTGATTGGATAGCTGACGATCAACCGATTCTCGTCAAACTCATTGTTGCTGTAGTCCCTGCGCATGCTCGAATTACGCCACCGCACGTTGAGATCCCTGAAGGTGCCGCTCTGCACCGTGTAGCCCAGTTCGCTCTCGCGGCCCCACTCCTTGCCATCGGTGATGGTGCCGGTGTGCACATTGCTGCCGCTGAGGTAGCGGTTCATCAAGGTCAGGCCCGGGATGCCGAGGGCGGCGAAGTTGTAGTCGTGGCGCACTTGCCAGGATTTCTCTTCGGCGTTGTCGTAGCTGGCGTTGTAACTGTCGTTGGCCAGGGTGCCGCCGCTGGTGCCGTTGACGCGCATCCACGCGCTGTTGCCGGTGAGTTTTTGCAGGCCAACATAGAATGTGTTGCCGCCGTATTTGGCCGAGAACAGGCCGGACCAGGTTTTGTTGTCCAGGCTGCCGGCGCGGGCGCTGCCGTCGTCCTTGCCGTAGAAGAACCCGAGGTTGGCGCCCAGGGTCCAGTCACCCACGGGCTGGCTGTGGATCAGGTTGACGTACTGCTGGCGGTAGATGTCCTTGAGTTGGGCATTCCACACGCCGACCTGCGTGCGCTTGTCGTTGAAGGCGTATTCGGCACCCTGGAAATTGAAGCGGTCGGAGGTGAAGGCGGCTTTCCCGAACATCGACATGTCCGTCATGCTGCTGTCGTCGCGCGGGCTGTTGGCGCGGAACTGGCCGCCGTAAAGGGTCAGGCCGTCGATTTCCTTGGAGGTGATCTGCCCGCCGCGCAGGGTTTGCGGCAGCGAACGGCCATCGTCGGAGCGCAGGATAGGCAGCACCGGCATCCACTCGCCCACCTTCAGTTCGGTCTTGGAAATCCGCGCCTTGAACGCCACGCCCAGGCGCCCGAAGTTATCTGCCGGGCGGCCGTCGTGGTCCAGCGGCAACAGCTGGGTGCCGCCGGTGCCGCGCCCGCCATCGAGTTTTTGCGAGTACATGCCCAACACATCCATTCCGAAACCTACCGTGCCCTGGGTGAAGCCGGAGCGCGCGTCGAGAATGAAACTTTGCGTCCACTCCTGCGCGCCGCCCTGGGCTTTGGTCGGGTTGGTGAAGTTGCGGTTGAAAAAGAAATTGCGCAGGTTGAGGTTGGCGCTGGCGTCTTCAAGGAAGCCGTGTTCTTCAGCGACGACAGGCAGGGCAAAACTGGCGACAGCGGTTGCCAGCCACAGCTGGCGCGGTTGGAAAATGCTCATGGTGTTGGACCTGTTGTTATTGGGGTTATGCAGGTGCCGGCCATGGTGCTTGGCGGTGCGGTGGCGTTGGAAGTGGGGAGAGGCGGGTTGTGGGCGATGATCGAACGCAAGTTGGCGGGCCGGACTCAGGAGGTCCGGCCCGGTTTACTGGGCTTTTTTCGAAGGGCTAGCGCAGCGAGTTCAAACTGGTCCACGGGATGGCCGGCAGATATTTCTGGCAGGCGAGGGTTGTAGCCACCATTGCCGCCAGAAACACCACTTGCAGCGGGCTCCAATAGGCCCAGTGCAACCCTTTGATCCAAGGGATCCTGGCATTGAAATTTTCGTTGACCTTGCCGATTCGCCGCGAGTGAAACAGGCTGATCAGGATCATGCCCAGGTGGGTCAGCATGCCCATGATCCCGAGGATGTAGCCAAACACCAGGAGTAACACCAATTGCGGAATACCATGGCGTAGCACCAGCCTGAACTGGTCGATGCTCAGCCGCTTGGGCAGCAGGCGTTCGCTGAGCCACAGGTCCTGGACGATCAGGCGAGAGGCGAAATCTGCCCATATTTGGGCACCGCGCAGGGCGAAGATTGCGGGAAGGGCTGTCAGCAGGATAAACAAAAAGAATTTGGCCGGCAGCGAGGTGTCGAGGAGTGGATGAAAGGCCAGGCCGCTGGCCAGGGCCAACCCGGCCCAGACTCTGATCCAGCTATCAAGGGTCACCCCGCGCGGCAGGAATTTGCGCCAGAAAAAAACGTTCGGATCCGGCAGGCGTTCGAGCAAGGCCGGGTAGCGCCAGGTCAGCACTTCAGCCAGGTGTTGAGTGGCATTCCACGCAGGGTCATCAAAGCCTTCGACCAAGCGTTTCTGTTCCTTCACGCTCATCACCGTAACCAGCAGGCGCGCCGCCAGGGCATCGGCGGAGGTGCGGCGGGTATCGTGGGCCTTGTCTAGCAGGTTGTCGAAGAAGCTTTCCTGCTCGCAGCGCGAGACCAGCTGGCGCCACATCCACGCTGGTTCCGGGTACACGCCTTTCTGGTCATCCCAGCCAAACGCCTGGCACACCCGCTCGAACAGCGGCACGCTCCATTGGGTGTCGTGCAGCAGTTGCAGGAGGATGCGCTGCCACTGTTGCTGCAGGTCAAACACCCGCAGCCAGGGTTGCTGGTTGTAGGCGTTGAGCTGGTTGACGAACTCGCGCTCGGCCTTTTGCTCCAGCTGTTCCTGCAGCGTCTGGCGATAGGCCTGCAGCAGCTCGCCGCTGAGTGCCTCGTGTTGCCAGGGGCTCATCGCTACACCTTGCCAGGGCGTCAGCCATTCCAGCTGCTGCACCGCCCAGGCGGCAATCGCTGCGCGCTCCCCCGGGGCCTCGAAACAGTGACGCAGCAAGGCTGCCTGGAACGCATCGGCGCAGCGTTGTTGCTGGGCCTGTTCCCAGCGCTCGCCGAGGTTATGAGCGCCCAGCCCGTTGATCAGCGCTTGCGCGCGCGTCTGCTCGGGCGGCAGGTCGAACGGGGCAGGGCTGACGGGGCGTATGTGGGCGAATTCCGCGTACTCATGCGGGTTGCCGTCGGCCAGTTCGGCCACTGGCGCGTTGATG
The sequence above is a segment of the Pseudomonas sp. R76 genome. Coding sequences within it:
- a CDS encoding polysaccharide deacetylase family protein — translated: MNYLIVILSILLSGCIGAPIALTPQTEQRLQAQAPIRFLLTFDDGPSASGYNNPSRSVIADLAHNPILPGIKAVFFLQTEASRSGGSPRGRKTMVREYAAGHVLAFHTATGFHTNHRWLSDAELERTLSQGAADIASITGASPLLVRPPFWNYDKRTFAAYQRHGMHVLLTDLSANDGKIWGFNGSPRRRANLYRQLSVVRERIALGELPTVDGVIPVVVTFHDINRYTARHMQEYLQILMDSARINGMKTAAEPFYTDHATLERAALARTVKDVNEEVHLPGVWNWIWDADSH
- the pcaC gene encoding 4-carboxymuconolactone decarboxylase, coding for MDEKQRYADGLQVRREVLGDAHVDRSLNALTEFNSEFQEMITRHAWGDIWTRPGLPRHTRSLITIAMLIGMNRSEELKLHLRAAASNGVTRAEIKEVLMQSAIYCGIPAANATFHLAESVWDELGVESRQD
- a CDS encoding OprD family porin produces the protein MSIFQPRQLWLATAVASFALPVVAEEHGFLEDASANLNLRNFFFNRNFTNPTKAQGGAQEWTQSFILDARSGFTQGTVGFGMDVLGMYSQKLDGGRGTGGTQLLPLDHDGRPADNFGRLGVAFKARISKTELKVGEWMPVLPILRSDDGRSLPQTLRGGQITSKEIDGLTLYGGQFRANSPRDDSSMTDMSMFGKAAFTSDRFNFQGAEYAFNDKRTQVGVWNAQLKDIYRQQYVNLIHSQPVGDWTLGANLGFFYGKDDGSARAGSLDNKTWSGLFSAKYGGNTFYVGLQKLTGNSAWMRVNGTSGGTLANDSYNASYDNAEEKSWQVRHDYNFAALGIPGLTLMNRYLSGSNVHTGTITDGKEWGRESELGYTVQSGTFRDLNVRWRNSSMRRDYSNNEFDENRLIVSYPISLL
- a CDS encoding MFS family transporter, whose translation is MTTTTSHYTGEERSKRIFAIVGASSGNLVEWFDFYVYAFCAIYFAPAFFPSDDPTVQLLNTAGVFAAGFLMRPIGGWLFGRVADKHGRKNSMMISVLMMCAGSLVIAFLPTYKDIGAWAPALLLVARLFQGLSVGGEYGTTATYMSEIALKGQRGFFASFQYVTLIGGQLLAVLVVVILQQFLSEDELRAWGWRIPFVIGAIAAVISLLLRRTLKETTSKEMREDKDAGSIVALLRDHGKAFVTVLGYTAGGSLIFYTFTTYMQKYLVNTVGMHAKTSSYIMTGALFLYMCMQPLFGMLADKIGRRNSMLWFAGLGTLFTVPILLTLKTVSSPFLAFVLITLALAIVSFYTSISGLVKAEMFPPQVRALGVGLAYAVANAIFGGSAEVVALSLKSIGMENAFYWYVTAMMAIAFLFSLRLPKEAAYLHHDL
- a CDS encoding 3-carboxy-cis,cis-muconate cycloisomerase, with the translated sequence MTLRTSNQLFDAYFTAYSMAEVFCDQGRLQGMLDFEAALARAQAQVGLIPQAAVAPIAQACLASLYDVDALGVAIATAGNSAIPLVKALGKLIASEDADAERYVHLGATSQDVMDTGLVLQLRRALVLIEADLAQLGEVLAQQAQRYASVPLAGRTWLQHATPVTLGMKIAGWLGAVTRSRQRLAELKPRLLVLQFGGASGTLAALGEQAMPVAEALAAELQLSLPEQPWHTQRDRLVEFASVLGLIAGSLGKLGRDISLLMQTEAAEVFEPSAPGKGGSSTMPHKRNPVGAAVLISAATRVPGLVATMFSAMPQEHERSLGLWHAEWETLPEICRLVSGALKQALLVSEGLEVAPERMAHNLDLTQGLVLAEAVSIVLAQRLGRDTAHHLLEQCCKRAVAQGRHLRAVLADEPQVTAELSAVELDRLLDPAHYLGQARTWVTRAVADHFALTA
- the pcaD gene encoding 3-oxoadipate enol-lactonase translates to MAFVQLAEGELHYQLDGPVEAPVLVLSNSLGTDLHMWDIQIPAFTEHFRVLRFDTRGHGKSLVTEGPYSIEQLGYDVIALLDALDIQRAHFCGLSMGGLIGQWLGIHAGERLQRLVVCNTAARIGTPEVWNPRIEMVLREGPAAMVALRDASIARWFTADFAAANPHQAKQITDMLAATSPKGYAANCAAVRDADFREQVASIKAPTLVIAGTEDAVTPPAGSHFIQNHVKGAEYAEFYAAHLSNVQAGADFSNRVLKFLLAD